Proteins encoded together in one Bombus affinis isolate iyBomAffi1 chromosome 2, iyBomAffi1.2, whole genome shotgun sequence window:
- the LOC126928870 gene encoding sodium channel protein Nach-like isoform X1, with translation MVGEIVLLATRNRRNKCLYTLQDFSGDLQVCQIIDSQLNIGQSLKRFFRNYCQNTGLHGFRYIVTGETACHKIIWLMICLAAIVFCVLLMLRLWQYYSNNPTVTIIDTSNPIRDLHFPGITICNNNKVYKPHADKIAQKLLNYGFDSDMSNKLFSSLMKLIRPDKIEIDNATASWALDILGYTVERLMLELMHPCNLLLVRCGWLGQLYDCNKIFKTVRSNEGFCCGFNYHFVGDYSDEYSWLMNITMDSEELDVLDSNSSFPGVDNILHVPGTGSDIGLAVALNIDADNYKSSVRQFVGATVLIHDPLDYPDIGAQSASLQPGHVMSMTLTGTKLESSKDIQNIPLSKRMCLFDGEIAGERKYSYQTCISECLQQRIYGSCGCLPFFFPDEHPNVRTCYLTDVDCILSRRRSLSLVQSAHINDCSCLPQCNDKSYEVVSESIQMNNVGYDSELARGLDIQSTSFLYAYFRDGTYLEYRKQTILGWDSLLASFGGIFGLCLGGSVISLVEFVYYLLVDIFSFIKERTERQDQDLPPASKLFVSVPANMNLKKYSTSNLNKRVYLAWDQQLSQRIRKSSEFTCNMYHE, from the exons ATGGTGGGGGAAATTGTTCTTTTGGCGACTAGAAACAGGCgtaataaatgtttatataCTTTACAAGATTTCTCAGGAGATCTACAAGTTTGTCAAATTATTG ATAGTCAACTGAATATCGGACAAAGTTTAAAGCGATTTTTTCGTAATTATTGCCAGAACACAGGGTTGCACGGTTTTCGATACATCGTTACAGGCGAGACAGCATGTCATAAAATAATTTGGCTCATG ATCTGCTTGGCAGCGATCGTCTTCTGCGTATTGCTGATGTTACGTTTGTGGCAATATTATTCGAACAATCCTACGGTGACGATAATAGACACGTCAAACCCCATAAGGGACTTACATTTTCCAGGTATCACGATATGCAACAACAACAAAGTTTATAAACCTCATGCTGATAAAATCGCGCAGAAATT GCTGAATTATGGATTCGACAGTGACATGAGCAACAAATTGTTCTCTTCGCTGATGAAACTGATACGACCGGACAAAATTGAGATCGATAACGCAACCGCGTCCTGGGCCCTCGACATCCTCGGTTATACGGTCGAGAGACTTATGCTCGAG TTGATGCATCCTTGTAACTTGTTGCTAGTGAGATGCGGCTGGTTGGGACAACTTTACGActgtaataaaattttcaaaaccGTCAGGTCGAACGAAGGCTTCTGTTGCGGCTTCAATTACCATTTTGTCGGCGATTACAG TGACGAATATTCTTGGTTAATGAACATCACGATGGACTCTGAAGAACTAGACGTATTAGATTCGAATAGTTCTTTCCCGGGTGTTGACAACATACTG CACGTGCCTGGAACAGGAAGCGATATTGGCTTGGCGGTGGCGTTGAACATCGACGCTGACAATTACAAAAGTTCGGTGAGGCAATTTGTAGGTGCCACGGTTTTGATCCACGATCCGTTAGATTACCCGGATATCGGTGCACAATCCGCCTCTCTGCAACCGGGCCACGTAATGTCGATGACGCTGACCGGCACGAAATTAGAAAGCTCCAAGGATATTCAGAATATACCTCTGTCTAAAAGGATGTGCTTGTTCGATGGCGAG aTAGCCGGAGAACGAAAATATAGTTATCAAACGTGCATTTCGGAATGCTTACAACAGAGAATTTATGGTTCCTGCGGATGTTTACCCTTTTTCTTTCCAGACGAGC ATCCGAACGTTCGTACTTGCTATTTGACCGACGTGGATTGCATCTTGTCCCGTAGAA GAAGTTTATCGCTGGTACAGTCGGCGCATATCAACGATTGCAGTTGCCTTCCGCAATGTAACGATAAGAGTTACGAAGTGGTCTCTGAATCGATACAAATGAACAACGTAGGATACGATTCCGAATTGGc ACGTGGCCTAGACATCCAGAGTACTTCGTTTCTGTACGCGTATTTTCGAGATGGCACGTACCTCGAGTACCGGAAGCAAACTATCTTAGGATGGGACAGCCTTCTCG CTTCCTTCGGAGGAATCTTCGGACTCTGCCTCGGTGGTTCGGTGATAAGTTTAGTGGAGTTCGTGTATTATTTACTTGTAGACATCTTTTCATTTATTAAAGAGAGAACAGAACGACAGGATCAAGATCTACCACCTGCCTCCAAATTATTCGTTTCTGTGCCCGCAAACATGAACCTGAAGAAATATAGTACGTCGAATTTGAACAAACGCGTCTACCTTGCATGGGACCAACAGCTTTCTCAACGAATTCGGAAAAGCTCCGAATTCACGTGCAATATGTATCATGAATAA
- the LOC126928870 gene encoding pickpocket protein 28-like isoform X2, which produces MRIKCHGSRGWYKKKLKNSQLNIGQSLKRFFRNYCQNTGLHGFRYIVTGETACHKIIWLMICLAAIVFCVLLMLRLWQYYSNNPTVTIIDTSNPIRDLHFPGITICNNNKVYKPHADKIAQKLLNYGFDSDMSNKLFSSLMKLIRPDKIEIDNATASWALDILGYTVERLMLELMHPCNLLLVRCGWLGQLYDCNKIFKTVRSNEGFCCGFNYHFVGDYSDEYSWLMNITMDSEELDVLDSNSSFPGVDNILHVPGTGSDIGLAVALNIDADNYKSSVRQFVGATVLIHDPLDYPDIGAQSASLQPGHVMSMTLTGTKLESSKDIQNIPLSKRMCLFDGEIAGERKYSYQTCISECLQQRIYGSCGCLPFFFPDEHPNVRTCYLTDVDCILSRRRSLSLVQSAHINDCSCLPQCNDKSYEVVSESIQMNNVGYDSELARGLDIQSTSFLYAYFRDGTYLEYRKQTILGWDSLLASFGGIFGLCLGGSVISLVEFVYYLLVDIFSFIKERTERQDQDLPPASKLFVSVPANMNLKKYSTSNLNKRVYLAWDQQLSQRIRKSSEFTCNMYHE; this is translated from the exons ATGAGGATTAAGTGTCACGGTAGCCGTGGATGGTACAAGAAAAAGCTAAAGA ATAGTCAACTGAATATCGGACAAAGTTTAAAGCGATTTTTTCGTAATTATTGCCAGAACACAGGGTTGCACGGTTTTCGATACATCGTTACAGGCGAGACAGCATGTCATAAAATAATTTGGCTCATG ATCTGCTTGGCAGCGATCGTCTTCTGCGTATTGCTGATGTTACGTTTGTGGCAATATTATTCGAACAATCCTACGGTGACGATAATAGACACGTCAAACCCCATAAGGGACTTACATTTTCCAGGTATCACGATATGCAACAACAACAAAGTTTATAAACCTCATGCTGATAAAATCGCGCAGAAATT GCTGAATTATGGATTCGACAGTGACATGAGCAACAAATTGTTCTCTTCGCTGATGAAACTGATACGACCGGACAAAATTGAGATCGATAACGCAACCGCGTCCTGGGCCCTCGACATCCTCGGTTATACGGTCGAGAGACTTATGCTCGAG TTGATGCATCCTTGTAACTTGTTGCTAGTGAGATGCGGCTGGTTGGGACAACTTTACGActgtaataaaattttcaaaaccGTCAGGTCGAACGAAGGCTTCTGTTGCGGCTTCAATTACCATTTTGTCGGCGATTACAG TGACGAATATTCTTGGTTAATGAACATCACGATGGACTCTGAAGAACTAGACGTATTAGATTCGAATAGTTCTTTCCCGGGTGTTGACAACATACTG CACGTGCCTGGAACAGGAAGCGATATTGGCTTGGCGGTGGCGTTGAACATCGACGCTGACAATTACAAAAGTTCGGTGAGGCAATTTGTAGGTGCCACGGTTTTGATCCACGATCCGTTAGATTACCCGGATATCGGTGCACAATCCGCCTCTCTGCAACCGGGCCACGTAATGTCGATGACGCTGACCGGCACGAAATTAGAAAGCTCCAAGGATATTCAGAATATACCTCTGTCTAAAAGGATGTGCTTGTTCGATGGCGAG aTAGCCGGAGAACGAAAATATAGTTATCAAACGTGCATTTCGGAATGCTTACAACAGAGAATTTATGGTTCCTGCGGATGTTTACCCTTTTTCTTTCCAGACGAGC ATCCGAACGTTCGTACTTGCTATTTGACCGACGTGGATTGCATCTTGTCCCGTAGAA GAAGTTTATCGCTGGTACAGTCGGCGCATATCAACGATTGCAGTTGCCTTCCGCAATGTAACGATAAGAGTTACGAAGTGGTCTCTGAATCGATACAAATGAACAACGTAGGATACGATTCCGAATTGGc ACGTGGCCTAGACATCCAGAGTACTTCGTTTCTGTACGCGTATTTTCGAGATGGCACGTACCTCGAGTACCGGAAGCAAACTATCTTAGGATGGGACAGCCTTCTCG CTTCCTTCGGAGGAATCTTCGGACTCTGCCTCGGTGGTTCGGTGATAAGTTTAGTGGAGTTCGTGTATTATTTACTTGTAGACATCTTTTCATTTATTAAAGAGAGAACAGAACGACAGGATCAAGATCTACCACCTGCCTCCAAATTATTCGTTTCTGTGCCCGCAAACATGAACCTGAAGAAATATAGTACGTCGAATTTGAACAAACGCGTCTACCTTGCATGGGACCAACAGCTTTCTCAACGAATTCGGAAAAGCTCCGAATTCACGTGCAATATGTATCATGAATAA
- the LOC126928870 gene encoding pickpocket protein 28-like isoform X3, which produces MVQEKAKELNYGFDSDMSNKLFSSLMKLIRPDKIEIDNATASWALDILGYTVERLMLELMHPCNLLLVRCGWLGQLYDCNKIFKTVRSNEGFCCGFNYHFVGDYSDEYSWLMNITMDSEELDVLDSNSSFPGVDNILHVPGTGSDIGLAVALNIDADNYKSSVRQFVGATVLIHDPLDYPDIGAQSASLQPGHVMSMTLTGTKLESSKDIQNIPLSKRMCLFDGEIAGERKYSYQTCISECLQQRIYGSCGCLPFFFPDEHPNVRTCYLTDVDCILSRRRSLSLVQSAHINDCSCLPQCNDKSYEVVSESIQMNNVGYDSELARGLDIQSTSFLYAYFRDGTYLEYRKQTILGWDSLLASFGGIFGLCLGGSVISLVEFVYYLLVDIFSFIKERTERQDQDLPPASKLFVSVPANMNLKKYSTSNLNKRVYLAWDQQLSQRIRKSSEFTCNMYHE; this is translated from the exons ATGGTACAAGAAAAAGCTAAAGA GCTGAATTATGGATTCGACAGTGACATGAGCAACAAATTGTTCTCTTCGCTGATGAAACTGATACGACCGGACAAAATTGAGATCGATAACGCAACCGCGTCCTGGGCCCTCGACATCCTCGGTTATACGGTCGAGAGACTTATGCTCGAG TTGATGCATCCTTGTAACTTGTTGCTAGTGAGATGCGGCTGGTTGGGACAACTTTACGActgtaataaaattttcaaaaccGTCAGGTCGAACGAAGGCTTCTGTTGCGGCTTCAATTACCATTTTGTCGGCGATTACAG TGACGAATATTCTTGGTTAATGAACATCACGATGGACTCTGAAGAACTAGACGTATTAGATTCGAATAGTTCTTTCCCGGGTGTTGACAACATACTG CACGTGCCTGGAACAGGAAGCGATATTGGCTTGGCGGTGGCGTTGAACATCGACGCTGACAATTACAAAAGTTCGGTGAGGCAATTTGTAGGTGCCACGGTTTTGATCCACGATCCGTTAGATTACCCGGATATCGGTGCACAATCCGCCTCTCTGCAACCGGGCCACGTAATGTCGATGACGCTGACCGGCACGAAATTAGAAAGCTCCAAGGATATTCAGAATATACCTCTGTCTAAAAGGATGTGCTTGTTCGATGGCGAG aTAGCCGGAGAACGAAAATATAGTTATCAAACGTGCATTTCGGAATGCTTACAACAGAGAATTTATGGTTCCTGCGGATGTTTACCCTTTTTCTTTCCAGACGAGC ATCCGAACGTTCGTACTTGCTATTTGACCGACGTGGATTGCATCTTGTCCCGTAGAA GAAGTTTATCGCTGGTACAGTCGGCGCATATCAACGATTGCAGTTGCCTTCCGCAATGTAACGATAAGAGTTACGAAGTGGTCTCTGAATCGATACAAATGAACAACGTAGGATACGATTCCGAATTGGc ACGTGGCCTAGACATCCAGAGTACTTCGTTTCTGTACGCGTATTTTCGAGATGGCACGTACCTCGAGTACCGGAAGCAAACTATCTTAGGATGGGACAGCCTTCTCG CTTCCTTCGGAGGAATCTTCGGACTCTGCCTCGGTGGTTCGGTGATAAGTTTAGTGGAGTTCGTGTATTATTTACTTGTAGACATCTTTTCATTTATTAAAGAGAGAACAGAACGACAGGATCAAGATCTACCACCTGCCTCCAAATTATTCGTTTCTGTGCCCGCAAACATGAACCTGAAGAAATATAGTACGTCGAATTTGAACAAACGCGTCTACCTTGCATGGGACCAACAGCTTTCTCAACGAATTCGGAAAAGCTCCGAATTCACGTGCAATATGTATCATGAATAA